A single region of the Liolophura sinensis isolate JHLJ2023 chromosome 9, CUHK_Ljap_v2, whole genome shotgun sequence genome encodes:
- the LOC135475897 gene encoding growth hormone secretagogue receptor type 1-like — protein MPTAWVDIYSQDVWYFGEAMCKLVPFLENVVAGASVLTILFISIERYKAICQPLHKSNEALCRVFKHITVIWIVCSLASLPFLILPVYRDSEWVDGTPIKVCRHPMKYSWQKLYLTAVPVVFFVLPFAILVVLYCRVGRVLIPKACDPSDMYDDTYREKMRQRRQGINIVICIVLVFFVSHLPYRVVCLWHLFVRNDVIISLGLENYLSIVYSARIAFYLNHALNPILYNFVSRKFRAELRWIFHTCRCRRPDCCTQRTSGCASKGFRSSYPPVVKFKKAENGAVAMMPAVRFSDRADSTSSEQRKFRNDFSVLYASLHVDDKKKNGEISAQDVQDIKKHFSGQISCEGEKKQITAFRVLIRSTTEGFAINVDLEAKSGKRKATTHETCKTTCL, from the exons ATGCCAACAGCCTGGGTGGACATTTACTCACAAGATGTCTGGTATTTTGGAGAGGCTATGT gtaAGCTGGTACCTTTCTTAGAAAACGTGGTTGCTGGAGCTTCTGTGCTCACCATTCTATTTATAAGCATTGAGCGATATAAAGCGATATGTCAGCCACTCCACAAAAGCAACGAGGCCCTGTGTCGCGTATTCAAGCACATCACTGTTATCTGGATCGTGTGTTCCCTAGCCTCCCTTCCTTTCCTTATCTTGCCTGTGTACAGAGATTCGGAATGGGTGGACGGCACGCCCATCAAAGTTTGTCGGCACCCGATGAAGTATTCATGGCAGAAGTTATATCTTACTGCTGTCCCCGTTGTGTTTTTCGTGTTACCGTTCGCCATCCTGGTGGTGCTGTATTGTCGGGTTGGCAGGGTGCTCATACCTAAAGCCTGCGACCCGTCCGACATGTACGATGACACGTACAGAGAGAAAATGCGACAGCGCCGCCAAGGAATCAACATCGTTATCTGCATCGTCTTGGTGTTCTTTGTCAGTCATTTGCCTTATCGTGTTGTCTGCCTGTGGCATCTGTTTGTAcgaaatgatgtcataatcagcCTTGGATTGGAGAACTATTTATCTATTGTATACTCCGCTCGTATTGCCTTCTACTTAAATCACGCTCTTAATCCAATATTATACAATTTTGTTTCCCGGAAGTTTCGTGCTGAGCTTCGTTGGATATTCCATACATGCCGTTGCAGGCGCCCGGACTGTTGTACACAGCGTACTTCTGGTTGTGCTTCAAAGGGCTTTAGGTCCTCGTATCCTCCCGTTGTGAAGTTCAAAAAGGCAGAAAATGGAGCTGTGGCAATGATGCCTGCAGTGAGATTCAGTGATAGAGCAGACTCTACATCCTCGGAACAGAGGAAGTTTCGAAATGATTTCTCAGTTCTGTATGCCTCATTACATGTCGACGACAAAAAGAAGAACGGCGAAATCTCTGCACAAGACGTTCAGGATATAAAGAAACACTTCAGTGGACAAATCAGTTGTGAAGGCgagaaaaaacaaattacagcGTTTCGTGTTCTGATTCGATCAACCACAGAAGGCTTTGCTATCAACGTTGATTTGGAAGCCAAGTCAGGAAAACGCAAAGCGACCACTCACGAAACTTGCAAGACAACATGTCTATAA